One part of the Bacilli bacterium genome encodes these proteins:
- a CDS encoding glycoside hydrolase family 3 C-terminal domain-containing protein, whose protein sequence is MGEAQLTYPFLNPELPLDERVDDLLSRLTLAEKIGLMPTAQAAVERLGIKEYAVGGEAAHGVVARIGHATLFPQPIGLGCTWDPELMRQIGACIGDEARAYYKKRKETGGLCLWAPTVDMERDPRWGRTEEAYGEDPCLTGAMATALVQGMQGDHPFYIKMSAALKHFYANNNEQNRINCSAVIDPRNKREYYLNAFRKAVTDGRVHSLMTAYNEVNGTPMIVHPDVRSVLKEEWRMDGFIVCDACDLSQTVTDHKYFATHAETVAAALKAGVDCFTDDPDLVKTAIKEALERKLITEADLDRALRNMLRIRFRFGQFDPDELNPYAQIPETILYNPEHRKLALKAAQESIVLLKNAAQTLPLSKDKLRSVAVIGPLADAVYRDWYAGTPAYRISPLQGIVEKLPGVRVDYHDACDLVAFKCAENGRYIGPGGWDNNDLVLRGEQQGSFETFAQTDWGWGSLTFKSLVNGKYMTTDDERVTVSADDIWGWYVREVFHFAPQSANGAGALTTWNGKAVALPDAEMETLRAVKQDTAENKTKFMKEMIADGAAAAAEAAKAADAAIVFVGNHPLINGKEDYDRRDIALPPAQEHLIREVYKANPRTIVVIVGSYPFALNGIEEHVPAIVYTSHGGQELGHAIADVLFGDVSPAGRLNMTWYRSLAQLPDMMDYDIIKGGRTYQYFAGNPLYPFGHGLTYAEFRYDGLAFTADRVHADGHVELRFTVENVGQMASDEVVQLYVRAEKSRVKRPLKQLQSFRRIHLAPGERMTVTFAVPASDLAFWDVTRERYCVESGLYTFMVGSSSADIRLSGSVEIIGETIPPRNLFTTTRAENYDDYQGVLLDECKAGGTCVRCRDESAEGWLLFADALLEREAKFFECGACGGLAGGMIEVLYDDPEAEPAGVWRIAAAGSRQAWSTARFPLAGATGVRNVYVRLSGDVGLSWFRLRES, encoded by the coding sequence ATGGGCGAGGCGCAATTAACCTATCCGTTCCTAAATCCCGAATTGCCGCTTGACGAAAGGGTGGACGATCTTTTGTCCCGCTTGACGCTGGCGGAGAAAATCGGGCTCATGCCGACCGCGCAGGCGGCGGTGGAGCGTTTGGGCATCAAGGAATATGCGGTGGGCGGAGAAGCCGCGCACGGCGTGGTGGCGAGAATCGGGCACGCGACCTTATTCCCGCAGCCGATCGGACTGGGCTGTACATGGGACCCGGAACTCATGCGGCAAATCGGCGCATGCATCGGAGATGAGGCGAGAGCTTACTACAAGAAACGCAAGGAAACGGGCGGGCTCTGTTTATGGGCGCCGACTGTCGATATGGAGCGGGATCCGCGCTGGGGCAGGACGGAAGAGGCCTACGGGGAAGACCCGTGCTTGACGGGAGCCATGGCCACGGCGTTGGTGCAAGGCATGCAGGGGGATCATCCGTTTTATATCAAAATGTCCGCCGCGCTGAAACATTTTTACGCCAACAACAATGAACAAAACCGGATAAACTGCTCGGCGGTCATCGATCCCCGCAACAAGCGGGAATATTATTTGAACGCCTTTCGCAAAGCGGTAACGGACGGGCGCGTGCATTCTCTCATGACGGCCTATAACGAAGTAAACGGGACGCCCATGATCGTACACCCGGATGTGCGAAGCGTGCTGAAAGAGGAATGGCGCATGGACGGCTTCATCGTATGTGACGCTTGCGATTTGTCGCAAACGGTGACGGACCACAAGTATTTTGCGACGCACGCCGAGACGGTCGCCGCGGCGCTGAAAGCGGGCGTCGACTGCTTTACCGATGATCCCGATCTGGTCAAAACCGCCATAAAAGAAGCATTGGAACGAAAGCTGATCACCGAAGCGGATCTGGATCGCGCGCTGCGCAATATGCTGCGTATCCGCTTCCGGTTCGGGCAGTTTGATCCGGACGAGTTAAATCCGTATGCGCAAATTCCCGAAACAATACTGTACAACCCCGAGCACCGCAAGCTGGCGCTAAAAGCCGCGCAAGAGTCGATCGTCCTGTTGAAAAACGCCGCGCAGACGCTGCCGCTGTCAAAAGACAAACTGCGCAGCGTGGCGGTTATTGGGCCGCTTGCCGACGCGGTGTACCGGGATTGGTATGCCGGGACGCCCGCTTACCGGATCAGTCCGCTGCAGGGAATCGTGGAAAAACTGCCGGGGGTGCGGGTCGATTACCATGACGCGTGCGACCTGGTCGCGTTCAAATGCGCCGAAAACGGCCGCTATATCGGGCCCGGCGGGTGGGACAACAACGATCTGGTGCTGCGCGGCGAGCAACAAGGCAGTTTCGAAACGTTCGCGCAGACGGACTGGGGTTGGGGCAGTTTAACGTTCAAATCGCTTGTAAACGGCAAATATATGACGACCGACGATGAACGGGTAACCGTATCAGCCGATGATATATGGGGCTGGTATGTGCGGGAAGTTTTTCACTTTGCGCCGCAGTCCGCAAACGGCGCGGGCGCGCTCACGACCTGGAACGGCAAAGCGGTCGCGCTTCCCGATGCGGAGATGGAAACGCTGCGGGCAGTAAAGCAGGATACGGCGGAAAACAAAACAAAGTTTATGAAGGAAATGATTGCGGACGGCGCGGCAGCGGCAGCCGAAGCGGCCAAAGCGGCGGACGCGGCGATTGTGTTTGTCGGCAATCATCCGCTCATTAACGGCAAAGAGGATTACGACCGCCGGGATATTGCCCTCCCGCCCGCGCAGGAGCACTTGATCCGGGAAGTATATAAGGCCAATCCGCGGACGATCGTCGTTATTGTCGGCAGCTATCCGTTCGCGCTGAATGGGATCGAGGAGCATGTCCCGGCCATTGTGTATACTTCGCATGGCGGACAGGAGCTGGGCCATGCGATAGCCGACGTGTTGTTCGGCGATGTGAGCCCGGCGGGGCGCCTGAATATGACGTGGTATCGTTCGCTTGCGCAGCTACCCGATATGATGGATTACGACATAATCAAAGGCGGGCGGACGTATCAATATTTTGCCGGAAATCCGCTGTACCCGTTTGGGCACGGCCTAACCTATGCGGAATTTCGGTATGACGGCCTTGCCTTTACGGCTGACCGCGTTCATGCAGACGGTCACGTGGAACTTCGATTTACGGTGGAAAACGTCGGACAAATGGCGAGCGATGAAGTTGTCCAGTTGTACGTCCGCGCGGAGAAATCCCGCGTGAAGCGGCCGCTCAAACAGTTGCAAAGTTTCCGCCGGATTCATCTTGCGCCCGGGGAAAGGATGACCGTAACGTTTGCGGTGCCCGCGTCCGATTTGGCGTTCTGGGATGTAACCAGGGAACGGTATTGCGTCGAATCCGGGTTGTATACGTTTATGGTCGGATCTTCATCCGCCGACATCCGCTTGTCCGGCAGCGTCGAGATCATCGGTGAGACAATCCCGCCGCGGAATCTTTTTACGACTACGCGTGCGGAAAATTATGACGATTACCAAGGCGTTTTGCTGGATGAGTGCAAGGCAGGCGGCACCTGCGTCCGCTGCCGCGACGAAAGCGCCGAAGGCTGGCTGTTGTTTGCCGACGCCCTGTTGGAGCGGGAAGCCAAATTTTTTGAATGCGGCGCATGCGGCGGTTTGGCGGGCGGAATGATCGAGGTGCTGTATGATGATCCGGAGGCAGAGCCGGCCGGCGTATGGCGGATCGCAGCGGCAGGGAGCAGGCAGGCCTGGAGTACAGCCCGCTTCCCGCTTGCCGGCGCCACGGGCGTCCGCAATGTTTACGTAAGGCTCAGCGGAGACGTTGGCCTAAGCTGGTTCAGACTAAGGGAATCATAA
- a CDS encoding sensor histidine kinase — MMALLVRWSNDMKIRNKLFISFVLVVLVPVSIVGVFLTVKLREMALNDAITQASNNVERISKRTAQIINVSSDISYQLLSDSRLGAVVNTRYQTIYDVVLAYHNYPAFREYIRLYKEIGNIRFYFDNPTLLDNWEFFQPTKSIVKTAWYQKALKSKGLISWDYIEDERDHRKHLSLIRRIDFFNDRSNGVLVINVNDQYLNEAIGQEPFATMIVSDGGYVVASSKPGIVGKTLAELHFDQPIMTKEKGIFDAVVNGESSKVFIERLMPDGSLNGLRIISVLSVGDIVKNVNRISILSLSVIFISLFVALILIYGLSGLLSRRLLHLSKHISRVSAGNFDSPIKIDGKDEIGQLSRQYNSMLINIKQLMNEVEQSQKQKNSLELKQNEIKFKMMASQINPHFLFNALESIRMKAHLKGEKEIAEVVKLLGRMMRKNLDVANEKITLQSEIEMVRCYLEIQKFRYEERLGYELDVAPETLKIRIPPLIIQPLVENAVLHGLEGVESGGKVNVCAEIAGNKLKVCVADNGAGMSRQKIRGIYRSFAEDDRNSRIGLRNVHERLLLVYGEGHGLRIRSKPGVGTEIRFTIPIEEESGCIK; from the coding sequence ATGATGGCCTTGTTGGTGCGGTGGTCCAACGATATGAAAATCCGCAACAAGCTGTTTATCTCCTTTGTTCTGGTTGTCCTGGTGCCGGTTTCGATCGTGGGCGTCTTTTTGACCGTCAAGCTGCGCGAGATGGCGCTGAACGATGCGATCACGCAGGCGTCCAACAACGTGGAGCGAATCTCCAAACGGACGGCGCAAATCATCAATGTGTCATCCGATATTTCCTATCAGTTGTTATCCGACAGCAGGCTTGGCGCCGTGGTCAATACCAGGTACCAAACGATCTACGATGTTGTTTTGGCTTACCACAATTATCCGGCTTTTCGCGAATACATCCGGCTGTATAAAGAAATCGGCAACATCCGGTTTTACTTTGACAATCCGACGCTGCTCGACAACTGGGAGTTTTTCCAGCCTACCAAATCCATTGTAAAAACGGCCTGGTATCAAAAGGCGCTGAAAAGCAAAGGGCTGATCAGTTGGGATTATATCGAGGATGAACGGGATCACCGCAAGCATTTGAGCCTGATTCGGCGCATCGACTTTTTCAACGACCGATCCAATGGAGTGCTGGTGATCAACGTGAACGACCAGTATTTGAACGAGGCGATCGGGCAGGAACCTTTTGCGACGATGATCGTGTCGGACGGCGGTTATGTAGTGGCTTCCAGTAAACCCGGCATTGTGGGCAAGACGTTGGCTGAACTGCATTTTGACCAGCCGATAATGACGAAGGAAAAAGGAATTTTCGATGCCGTTGTCAACGGCGAATCGTCAAAGGTGTTCATCGAGCGTCTGATGCCCGACGGCAGTCTGAACGGATTGCGGATAATTTCCGTGCTTTCGGTTGGGGATATCGTCAAAAATGTCAACAGGATCAGCATCCTTTCCTTGTCGGTCATCTTCATCAGCCTGTTTGTCGCGCTTATTTTGATCTATGGCTTGTCCGGGTTGTTGTCGCGCAGGTTGCTGCACTTGAGCAAGCATATTTCCAGAGTTTCGGCGGGAAATTTCGATTCCCCGATCAAAATCGACGGCAAGGATGAAATCGGGCAACTGTCGCGGCAATACAATTCGATGCTGATCAATATCAAGCAGTTGATGAACGAAGTGGAACAGTCGCAAAAACAGAAAAATTCGCTGGAATTAAAACAAAATGAAATCAAGTTCAAGATGATGGCGAGCCAGATCAATCCGCATTTTTTGTTCAACGCGTTGGAATCGATACGCATGAAAGCGCATTTGAAGGGAGAAAAAGAAATCGCGGAAGTGGTGAAATTGTTGGGCCGCATGATGCGCAAAAATCTGGATGTGGCCAATGAAAAGATCACGCTGCAAAGTGAAATCGAAATGGTGCGCTGTTATTTGGAAATTCAGAAATTCCGCTATGAAGAGCGGCTTGGATACGAACTTGATGTGGCGCCTGAAACGTTAAAAATCCGGATACCGCCGCTGATCATTCAGCCGTTGGTGGAAAATGCGGTGCTGCACGGGCTGGAAGGAGTCGAGTCAGGCGGCAAAGTGAACGTCTGCGCGGAAATTGCCGGCAATAAACTGAAAGTGTGTGTCGCCGATAACGGCGCGGGGATGAGCCGGCAAAAGATCCGCGGCATTTATCGGTCGTTTGCCGAAGACGACCGGAACAGCCGGATCGGTTTGCGCAACGTGCATGAACGCTTGCTCCTGGTTTACGGCGAAGGGCACGGCCTGCGCATTCGCAGCAAGCCCGGAGTCGGCACGGAAATACGCTTCACAATCCCGATCGAGGAGGAATCCGGATGTATAAAGTGA